The Euwallacea fornicatus isolate EFF26 chromosome 3, ASM4011564v1, whole genome shotgun sequence genome has a segment encoding these proteins:
- the nAChRalpha6 gene encoding neuronal acetylcholine receptor subunit alpha-7 isoform X6, protein MLLETYNVLERPVANESEPLEVKFGLTLQQIIDVDEKNQILTTNAWLNLEWTDYNLRWNETEYGGVKDLRITPNKLWKPDVLMYNSADEGFDGTFQTNVVVRHNGSCLYIPPGIFKSTCKIDITWFPFDDQHCDMKFGSWTHDGNQLDLVLNSETGGDLSDFITNGEWYLIGMPGIKNTITYACCPEPYVDVTFTIQIRRRTLYYFFNLIVPCVLISSMALLGFTLPPDSGEKLTLGVTILLSLTVFLNLVAEKIPTTSDAVPLIGVTILLSLTVFLNLVAETLPQVSDAIPLLGTYFNCIMFMVASSVVLTVVVLNYHHRTADIHEMPQWIKTVFLQWLPWILRMSRPGKKITRKTIMMNSRMKELELKERSSKSLLANVLDIDDDIRNVSGVSGNSSTMSTNLGPGFGRNATTIEDTTMSGSSGQRDLQLILKELQFITNRMKKADEEAEVISDWKFAAMVVDRFCLIIFTMFTIVATVAVLLSAPHIIVQ, encoded by the exons aTGTTGTTAGAAACTTACAATGTTTTGGAGAGACCAGTAGCCAACGAGTCAGAACCTCTAGAAGTCAAGTTCGGCCTAACTTTACAGCAAATTATTGATGTG GatgaaaaaaaccaaattcTTACTACTAATGCTTGGTTAAATTTG GAATGGACAGACTATAATCTACGATGGAACGAGACGGAATATGGGGGAGTCAAGGACTTAAGAATAACACCGAACAAACTATGGAAGCCTGATGTGCTCATGTATAACAG TGCTGATGAAGGTTTCGACGGGACATTTCAAACAAACGTTGTGGTCAGACATAACGGCAGCTGCTTGTACATCCCTCCGGGTATCTTCAAGAGCACGTGCAAGATAGACATTACGTGGTTCCCCTTCGATGACCAACACTGTGATATGAAGTTTGGCAGCTGGACCCATGATGGTAACCAG CTTGACCTGGTTCTGAATTCGGAAACTGGTGGCGATCTCTCAGACTTCATTACAAATGGGGAATGGTATCTCATAG GGATGCCTGGAATAAAGAACACGATCACCTACGCCTGCTGCCCGGAACCATACGTCGATGTTACGTTCACAATTCAGATTAGAAGGAgaacattatattattttttcaacctTATAGTTCCTTGTGTACTGATATCTTCAATGGCTCTACTGGGATTCACGTTGCCACCAGATTCTGGTGAAAAATTAACGTTAG GTGTCACCATTCTTCTTTCATTGACAGTATTTCTGAACCTAGTAGCGGAAAAGATACCGACTACATCAGACGCAGTACCATTGATAG GAGTGACCATCCTTCTATCATTGACTGTGTTCCTGAACCTGGTGGCTGAAACTTTGCCCCAAGTATCTGATGCCATTCCCTTGTTAG GTACTTACTTCAATTGCATTATGTTCATGGTTGCTTCGTCAGTGGTCTTAACAGTCGTGGTATTAAATTACCATCACCGAACCGCTGACATACATGAAATGCCTCAATGG ATAAAAACAGTCTTCCTGCAATGGTTACCATGGATATTAAGGATGAGCCGTCCCGGGAAGAAAATTACGAGAAAAACTATAATGATGAATAGCAGAATGAAGGAATTGGAGCTGAAAGAACGCTCATCAAAAAGCTTACTAGCAAATGTATTAGACATTGATGACGACATTCGAAACGTATCTGGAGTATCCGGAAATAGTTCAACGATGTCGACAAATCTGGGTCCCGGATTTGGAAGAAACGCCACGACTATCGAGGACACGACTATGTCTGGATCATCCGGTCAGCGTGACTTGCAGCTGATACTTAAGGAGCTGCAATTCATAACAAATAGAATGAAGAAAGCCGATGAAGAAGCTGAAGTCATAAGTGATTGGAAATTTGCGGCTATGGTGGTCGACCGGTTTTGTTTGATAATTTTCACCATGTTTACTATTGTAGCCACGGTGGCTGTTTTACTATCGGCACCTCACATAATAGTGCAGTAG
- the nAChRalpha6 gene encoding neuronal acetylcholine receptor subunit alpha-7 isoform X1, with translation MVRRKIYFQQLLAAAFLLFMLPGSQQGQHEKKLLNMLLETYNVLERPVANESEPLEVKFGLTLQQIIDVDEKNQILTTNAWLNLEWTDYNLRWNETEYGGVKDLRITPNKLWKPDVLMYNSADEGFDGTFQTNVVVRHNGSCLYIPPGIFKSTCKIDITWFPFDDQHCDMKFGSWTHDGNQLDLVLNSETGGDLSDFITNGEWYLIGMPGIKNTITYACCPEPYVDVTFTIQIRRRTLYYFFNLIVPCVLISSMALLGFTLPPDSGEKLTLGVTILLSLTVFLNLVAEKIPTTSDAVPLIGVTILLSLTVFLNLVAETLPQVSDAIPLLGTYFNCIMFMVASSVVLTVVVLNYHHRTADIHEMPQWIKTVFLQWLPWILRMSRPGKKITRKTIMMNSRMKELELKERSSKSLLANVLDIDDDIRNVSGVSGNSSTMSTNLGPGFGRNATTIEDTTMSGSSGQRDLQLILKELQFITNRMKKADEEAEVISDWKFAAMVVDRFCLIIFTMFTIVATVAVLLSAPHIIVQ, from the exons gttCGCAACAAGGacaacacgaaaaaaaattgctcaataTGTTGTTAGAAACTTACAATGTTTTGGAGAGACCAGTAGCCAACGAGTCAGAACCTCTAGAAGTCAAGTTCGGCCTAACTTTACAGCAAATTATTGATGTG GatgaaaaaaaccaaattcTTACTACTAATGCTTGGTTAAATTTG GAATGGACAGACTATAATCTACGATGGAACGAGACGGAATATGGGGGAGTCAAGGACTTAAGAATAACACCGAACAAACTATGGAAGCCTGATGTGCTCATGTATAACAG TGCTGATGAAGGTTTCGACGGGACATTTCAAACAAACGTTGTGGTCAGACATAACGGCAGCTGCTTGTACATCCCTCCGGGTATCTTCAAGAGCACGTGCAAGATAGACATTACGTGGTTCCCCTTCGATGACCAACACTGTGATATGAAGTTTGGCAGCTGGACCCATGATGGTAACCAG CTTGACCTGGTTCTGAATTCGGAAACTGGTGGCGATCTCTCAGACTTCATTACAAATGGGGAATGGTATCTCATAG GGATGCCTGGAATAAAGAACACGATCACCTACGCCTGCTGCCCGGAACCATACGTCGATGTTACGTTCACAATTCAGATTAGAAGGAgaacattatattattttttcaacctTATAGTTCCTTGTGTACTGATATCTTCAATGGCTCTACTGGGATTCACGTTGCCACCAGATTCTGGTGAAAAATTAACGTTAG GTGTCACCATTCTTCTTTCATTGACAGTATTTCTGAACCTAGTAGCGGAAAAGATACCGACTACATCAGACGCAGTACCATTGATAG GAGTGACCATCCTTCTATCATTGACTGTGTTCCTGAACCTGGTGGCTGAAACTTTGCCCCAAGTATCTGATGCCATTCCCTTGTTAG GTACTTACTTCAATTGCATTATGTTCATGGTTGCTTCGTCAGTGGTCTTAACAGTCGTGGTATTAAATTACCATCACCGAACCGCTGACATACATGAAATGCCTCAATGG ATAAAAACAGTCTTCCTGCAATGGTTACCATGGATATTAAGGATGAGCCGTCCCGGGAAGAAAATTACGAGAAAAACTATAATGATGAATAGCAGAATGAAGGAATTGGAGCTGAAAGAACGCTCATCAAAAAGCTTACTAGCAAATGTATTAGACATTGATGACGACATTCGAAACGTATCTGGAGTATCCGGAAATAGTTCAACGATGTCGACAAATCTGGGTCCCGGATTTGGAAGAAACGCCACGACTATCGAGGACACGACTATGTCTGGATCATCCGGTCAGCGTGACTTGCAGCTGATACTTAAGGAGCTGCAATTCATAACAAATAGAATGAAGAAAGCCGATGAAGAAGCTGAAGTCATAAGTGATTGGAAATTTGCGGCTATGGTGGTCGACCGGTTTTGTTTGATAATTTTCACCATGTTTACTATTGTAGCCACGGTGGCTGTTTTACTATCGGCACCTCACATAATAGTGCAGTAG
- the nAChRalpha6 gene encoding neuronal acetylcholine receptor subunit alpha-7 isoform X2 — MLVALTVLLILPGSQQGQHEKKLLNMLLETYNVLERPVANESEPLEVKFGLTLQQIIDVDEKNQILTTNAWLNLEWTDYNLRWNETEYGGVKDLRITPNKLWKPDVLMYNSADEGFDGTFQTNVVVRHNGSCLYIPPGIFKSTCKIDITWFPFDDQHCDMKFGSWTHDGNQLDLVLNSETGGDLSDFITNGEWYLIGMPGIKNTITYACCPEPYVDVTFTIQIRRRTLYYFFNLIVPCVLISSMALLGFTLPPDSGEKLTLGVTILLSLTVFLNLVAEKIPTTSDAVPLIGVTILLSLTVFLNLVAETLPQVSDAIPLLGTYFNCIMFMVASSVVLTVVVLNYHHRTADIHEMPQWIKTVFLQWLPWILRMSRPGKKITRKTIMMNSRMKELELKERSSKSLLANVLDIDDDIRNVSGVSGNSSTMSTNLGPGFGRNATTIEDTTMSGSSGQRDLQLILKELQFITNRMKKADEEAEVISDWKFAAMVVDRFCLIIFTMFTIVATVAVLLSAPHIIVQ; from the exons gttCGCAACAAGGacaacacgaaaaaaaattgctcaataTGTTGTTAGAAACTTACAATGTTTTGGAGAGACCAGTAGCCAACGAGTCAGAACCTCTAGAAGTCAAGTTCGGCCTAACTTTACAGCAAATTATTGATGTG GatgaaaaaaaccaaattcTTACTACTAATGCTTGGTTAAATTTG GAATGGACAGACTATAATCTACGATGGAACGAGACGGAATATGGGGGAGTCAAGGACTTAAGAATAACACCGAACAAACTATGGAAGCCTGATGTGCTCATGTATAACAG TGCTGATGAAGGTTTCGACGGGACATTTCAAACAAACGTTGTGGTCAGACATAACGGCAGCTGCTTGTACATCCCTCCGGGTATCTTCAAGAGCACGTGCAAGATAGACATTACGTGGTTCCCCTTCGATGACCAACACTGTGATATGAAGTTTGGCAGCTGGACCCATGATGGTAACCAG CTTGACCTGGTTCTGAATTCGGAAACTGGTGGCGATCTCTCAGACTTCATTACAAATGGGGAATGGTATCTCATAG GGATGCCTGGAATAAAGAACACGATCACCTACGCCTGCTGCCCGGAACCATACGTCGATGTTACGTTCACAATTCAGATTAGAAGGAgaacattatattattttttcaacctTATAGTTCCTTGTGTACTGATATCTTCAATGGCTCTACTGGGATTCACGTTGCCACCAGATTCTGGTGAAAAATTAACGTTAG GTGTCACCATTCTTCTTTCATTGACAGTATTTCTGAACCTAGTAGCGGAAAAGATACCGACTACATCAGACGCAGTACCATTGATAG GAGTGACCATCCTTCTATCATTGACTGTGTTCCTGAACCTGGTGGCTGAAACTTTGCCCCAAGTATCTGATGCCATTCCCTTGTTAG GTACTTACTTCAATTGCATTATGTTCATGGTTGCTTCGTCAGTGGTCTTAACAGTCGTGGTATTAAATTACCATCACCGAACCGCTGACATACATGAAATGCCTCAATGG ATAAAAACAGTCTTCCTGCAATGGTTACCATGGATATTAAGGATGAGCCGTCCCGGGAAGAAAATTACGAGAAAAACTATAATGATGAATAGCAGAATGAAGGAATTGGAGCTGAAAGAACGCTCATCAAAAAGCTTACTAGCAAATGTATTAGACATTGATGACGACATTCGAAACGTATCTGGAGTATCCGGAAATAGTTCAACGATGTCGACAAATCTGGGTCCCGGATTTGGAAGAAACGCCACGACTATCGAGGACACGACTATGTCTGGATCATCCGGTCAGCGTGACTTGCAGCTGATACTTAAGGAGCTGCAATTCATAACAAATAGAATGAAGAAAGCCGATGAAGAAGCTGAAGTCATAAGTGATTGGAAATTTGCGGCTATGGTGGTCGACCGGTTTTGTTTGATAATTTTCACCATGTTTACTATTGTAGCCACGGTGGCTGTTTTACTATCGGCACCTCACATAATAGTGCAGTAG
- the nAChRalpha6 gene encoding neuronal acetylcholine receptor subunit alpha-7 isoform X3, giving the protein MSLVTGSQQGQHEKKLLNMLLETYNVLERPVANESEPLEVKFGLTLQQIIDVDEKNQILTTNAWLNLEWTDYNLRWNETEYGGVKDLRITPNKLWKPDVLMYNSADEGFDGTFQTNVVVRHNGSCLYIPPGIFKSTCKIDITWFPFDDQHCDMKFGSWTHDGNQLDLVLNSETGGDLSDFITNGEWYLIGMPGIKNTITYACCPEPYVDVTFTIQIRRRTLYYFFNLIVPCVLISSMALLGFTLPPDSGEKLTLGVTILLSLTVFLNLVAEKIPTTSDAVPLIGVTILLSLTVFLNLVAETLPQVSDAIPLLGTYFNCIMFMVASSVVLTVVVLNYHHRTADIHEMPQWIKTVFLQWLPWILRMSRPGKKITRKTIMMNSRMKELELKERSSKSLLANVLDIDDDIRNVSGVSGNSSTMSTNLGPGFGRNATTIEDTTMSGSSGQRDLQLILKELQFITNRMKKADEEAEVISDWKFAAMVVDRFCLIIFTMFTIVATVAVLLSAPHIIVQ; this is encoded by the exons gttCGCAACAAGGacaacacgaaaaaaaattgctcaataTGTTGTTAGAAACTTACAATGTTTTGGAGAGACCAGTAGCCAACGAGTCAGAACCTCTAGAAGTCAAGTTCGGCCTAACTTTACAGCAAATTATTGATGTG GatgaaaaaaaccaaattcTTACTACTAATGCTTGGTTAAATTTG GAATGGACAGACTATAATCTACGATGGAACGAGACGGAATATGGGGGAGTCAAGGACTTAAGAATAACACCGAACAAACTATGGAAGCCTGATGTGCTCATGTATAACAG TGCTGATGAAGGTTTCGACGGGACATTTCAAACAAACGTTGTGGTCAGACATAACGGCAGCTGCTTGTACATCCCTCCGGGTATCTTCAAGAGCACGTGCAAGATAGACATTACGTGGTTCCCCTTCGATGACCAACACTGTGATATGAAGTTTGGCAGCTGGACCCATGATGGTAACCAG CTTGACCTGGTTCTGAATTCGGAAACTGGTGGCGATCTCTCAGACTTCATTACAAATGGGGAATGGTATCTCATAG GGATGCCTGGAATAAAGAACACGATCACCTACGCCTGCTGCCCGGAACCATACGTCGATGTTACGTTCACAATTCAGATTAGAAGGAgaacattatattattttttcaacctTATAGTTCCTTGTGTACTGATATCTTCAATGGCTCTACTGGGATTCACGTTGCCACCAGATTCTGGTGAAAAATTAACGTTAG GTGTCACCATTCTTCTTTCATTGACAGTATTTCTGAACCTAGTAGCGGAAAAGATACCGACTACATCAGACGCAGTACCATTGATAG GAGTGACCATCCTTCTATCATTGACTGTGTTCCTGAACCTGGTGGCTGAAACTTTGCCCCAAGTATCTGATGCCATTCCCTTGTTAG GTACTTACTTCAATTGCATTATGTTCATGGTTGCTTCGTCAGTGGTCTTAACAGTCGTGGTATTAAATTACCATCACCGAACCGCTGACATACATGAAATGCCTCAATGG ATAAAAACAGTCTTCCTGCAATGGTTACCATGGATATTAAGGATGAGCCGTCCCGGGAAGAAAATTACGAGAAAAACTATAATGATGAATAGCAGAATGAAGGAATTGGAGCTGAAAGAACGCTCATCAAAAAGCTTACTAGCAAATGTATTAGACATTGATGACGACATTCGAAACGTATCTGGAGTATCCGGAAATAGTTCAACGATGTCGACAAATCTGGGTCCCGGATTTGGAAGAAACGCCACGACTATCGAGGACACGACTATGTCTGGATCATCCGGTCAGCGTGACTTGCAGCTGATACTTAAGGAGCTGCAATTCATAACAAATAGAATGAAGAAAGCCGATGAAGAAGCTGAAGTCATAAGTGATTGGAAATTTGCGGCTATGGTGGTCGACCGGTTTTGTTTGATAATTTTCACCATGTTTACTATTGTAGCCACGGTGGCTGTTTTACTATCGGCACCTCACATAATAGTGCAGTAG
- the nAChRalpha6 gene encoding neuronal acetylcholine receptor subunit alpha-7 isoform X5 — protein sequence MVRRKIYFQQLLAAAFLLFMLPGSQQGQHEKKLLNMLLETYNVLERPVANESEPLEVKFGLTLQQIIDVDEKNQILTTNAWLNLEWTDYNLRWNETEYGGVKDLRITPNKLWKPDVLMYNSADEGFDGTFQTNVVVRHNGSCLYIPPGIFKSTCKIDITWFPFDDQHCDMKFGSWTHDGNQLDLVLNSETGGDLSDFITNGEWYLIGMPGIKNTITYACCPEPYVDVTFTIQIRRRTLYYFFNLIVPCVLISSMALLGFTLPPDSGEKLTLGVTILLSLTVFLNLVAEKIPTTSDAVPLIGTYFNCIMFMVASSVVLTVVVLNYHHRTADIHEMPQWIKTVFLQWLPWILRMSRPGKKITRKTIMMNSRMKELELKERSSKSLLANVLDIDDDIRNVSGVSGNSSTMSTNLGPGFGRNATTIEDTTMSGSSGQRDLQLILKELQFITNRMKKADEEAEVISDWKFAAMVVDRFCLIIFTMFTIVATVAVLLSAPHIIVQ from the exons gttCGCAACAAGGacaacacgaaaaaaaattgctcaataTGTTGTTAGAAACTTACAATGTTTTGGAGAGACCAGTAGCCAACGAGTCAGAACCTCTAGAAGTCAAGTTCGGCCTAACTTTACAGCAAATTATTGATGTG GatgaaaaaaaccaaattcTTACTACTAATGCTTGGTTAAATTTG GAATGGACAGACTATAATCTACGATGGAACGAGACGGAATATGGGGGAGTCAAGGACTTAAGAATAACACCGAACAAACTATGGAAGCCTGATGTGCTCATGTATAACAG TGCTGATGAAGGTTTCGACGGGACATTTCAAACAAACGTTGTGGTCAGACATAACGGCAGCTGCTTGTACATCCCTCCGGGTATCTTCAAGAGCACGTGCAAGATAGACATTACGTGGTTCCCCTTCGATGACCAACACTGTGATATGAAGTTTGGCAGCTGGACCCATGATGGTAACCAG CTTGACCTGGTTCTGAATTCGGAAACTGGTGGCGATCTCTCAGACTTCATTACAAATGGGGAATGGTATCTCATAG GGATGCCTGGAATAAAGAACACGATCACCTACGCCTGCTGCCCGGAACCATACGTCGATGTTACGTTCACAATTCAGATTAGAAGGAgaacattatattattttttcaacctTATAGTTCCTTGTGTACTGATATCTTCAATGGCTCTACTGGGATTCACGTTGCCACCAGATTCTGGTGAAAAATTAACGTTAG GTGTCACCATTCTTCTTTCATTGACAGTATTTCTGAACCTAGTAGCGGAAAAGATACCGACTACATCAGACGCAGTACCATTGATAG GTACTTACTTCAATTGCATTATGTTCATGGTTGCTTCGTCAGTGGTCTTAACAGTCGTGGTATTAAATTACCATCACCGAACCGCTGACATACATGAAATGCCTCAATGG ATAAAAACAGTCTTCCTGCAATGGTTACCATGGATATTAAGGATGAGCCGTCCCGGGAAGAAAATTACGAGAAAAACTATAATGATGAATAGCAGAATGAAGGAATTGGAGCTGAAAGAACGCTCATCAAAAAGCTTACTAGCAAATGTATTAGACATTGATGACGACATTCGAAACGTATCTGGAGTATCCGGAAATAGTTCAACGATGTCGACAAATCTGGGTCCCGGATTTGGAAGAAACGCCACGACTATCGAGGACACGACTATGTCTGGATCATCCGGTCAGCGTGACTTGCAGCTGATACTTAAGGAGCTGCAATTCATAACAAATAGAATGAAGAAAGCCGATGAAGAAGCTGAAGTCATAAGTGATTGGAAATTTGCGGCTATGGTGGTCGACCGGTTTTGTTTGATAATTTTCACCATGTTTACTATTGTAGCCACGGTGGCTGTTTTACTATCGGCACCTCACATAATAGTGCAGTAG
- the nAChRalpha6 gene encoding neuronal acetylcholine receptor subunit alpha-7 isoform X4 gives MVRRKIYFQQLLAAAFLLFMLPGSQQGQHEKKLLNMLLETYNVLERPVANESEPLEVKFGLTLQQIIDVDEKNQILTTNAWLNLEWTDYNLRWNETEYGGVKDLRITPNKLWKPDVLMYNSADEGFDGTFQTNVVVRHNGSCLYIPPGIFKSTCKIDITWFPFDDQHCDMKFGSWTHDGNQLDLVLNSETGGDLSDFITNGEWYLIGMPGIKNTITYACCPEPYVDVTFTIQIRRRTLYYFFNLIVPCVLISSMALLGFTLPPDSGEKLTLGVTILLSLTVFLNLVAETLPQVSDAIPLLGTYFNCIMFMVASSVVLTVVVLNYHHRTADIHEMPQWIKTVFLQWLPWILRMSRPGKKITRKTIMMNSRMKELELKERSSKSLLANVLDIDDDIRNVSGVSGNSSTMSTNLGPGFGRNATTIEDTTMSGSSGQRDLQLILKELQFITNRMKKADEEAEVISDWKFAAMVVDRFCLIIFTMFTIVATVAVLLSAPHIIVQ, from the exons gttCGCAACAAGGacaacacgaaaaaaaattgctcaataTGTTGTTAGAAACTTACAATGTTTTGGAGAGACCAGTAGCCAACGAGTCAGAACCTCTAGAAGTCAAGTTCGGCCTAACTTTACAGCAAATTATTGATGTG GatgaaaaaaaccaaattcTTACTACTAATGCTTGGTTAAATTTG GAATGGACAGACTATAATCTACGATGGAACGAGACGGAATATGGGGGAGTCAAGGACTTAAGAATAACACCGAACAAACTATGGAAGCCTGATGTGCTCATGTATAACAG TGCTGATGAAGGTTTCGACGGGACATTTCAAACAAACGTTGTGGTCAGACATAACGGCAGCTGCTTGTACATCCCTCCGGGTATCTTCAAGAGCACGTGCAAGATAGACATTACGTGGTTCCCCTTCGATGACCAACACTGTGATATGAAGTTTGGCAGCTGGACCCATGATGGTAACCAG CTTGACCTGGTTCTGAATTCGGAAACTGGTGGCGATCTCTCAGACTTCATTACAAATGGGGAATGGTATCTCATAG GGATGCCTGGAATAAAGAACACGATCACCTACGCCTGCTGCCCGGAACCATACGTCGATGTTACGTTCACAATTCAGATTAGAAGGAgaacattatattattttttcaacctTATAGTTCCTTGTGTACTGATATCTTCAATGGCTCTACTGGGATTCACGTTGCCACCAGATTCTGGTGAAAAATTAACGTTAG GAGTGACCATCCTTCTATCATTGACTGTGTTCCTGAACCTGGTGGCTGAAACTTTGCCCCAAGTATCTGATGCCATTCCCTTGTTAG GTACTTACTTCAATTGCATTATGTTCATGGTTGCTTCGTCAGTGGTCTTAACAGTCGTGGTATTAAATTACCATCACCGAACCGCTGACATACATGAAATGCCTCAATGG ATAAAAACAGTCTTCCTGCAATGGTTACCATGGATATTAAGGATGAGCCGTCCCGGGAAGAAAATTACGAGAAAAACTATAATGATGAATAGCAGAATGAAGGAATTGGAGCTGAAAGAACGCTCATCAAAAAGCTTACTAGCAAATGTATTAGACATTGATGACGACATTCGAAACGTATCTGGAGTATCCGGAAATAGTTCAACGATGTCGACAAATCTGGGTCCCGGATTTGGAAGAAACGCCACGACTATCGAGGACACGACTATGTCTGGATCATCCGGTCAGCGTGACTTGCAGCTGATACTTAAGGAGCTGCAATTCATAACAAATAGAATGAAGAAAGCCGATGAAGAAGCTGAAGTCATAAGTGATTGGAAATTTGCGGCTATGGTGGTCGACCGGTTTTGTTTGATAATTTTCACCATGTTTACTATTGTAGCCACGGTGGCTGTTTTACTATCGGCACCTCACATAATAGTGCAGTAG
- the nAChRalpha6 gene encoding neuronal acetylcholine receptor subunit alpha-7 isoform X8 — MLVALTVLLILPGSQQGQHEKKLLNMLLETYNVLERPVANESEPLEVKFGLTLQQIIDVDEKNQILTTNAWLNLEWTDYNLRWNETEYGGVKDLRITPNKLWKPDVLMYNSADEGFDGTFQTNVVVRHNGSCLYIPPGIFKSTCKIDITWFPFDDQHCDMKFGSWTHDGNQLDLVLNSETGGDLSDFITNGEWYLIGMPGIKNTITYACCPEPYVDVTFTIQIRRRTLYYFFNLIVPCVLISSMALLGFTLPPDSGEKLTLGVTILLSLTVFLNLVAEKIPTTSDAVPLIGTYFNCIMFMVASSVVLTVVVLNYHHRTADIHEMPQWIKTVFLQWLPWILRMSRPGKKITRKTIMMNSRMKELELKERSSKSLLANVLDIDDDIRNVSGVSGNSSTMSTNLGPGFGRNATTIEDTTMSGSSGQRDLQLILKELQFITNRMKKADEEAEVISDWKFAAMVVDRFCLIIFTMFTIVATVAVLLSAPHIIVQ, encoded by the exons gttCGCAACAAGGacaacacgaaaaaaaattgctcaataTGTTGTTAGAAACTTACAATGTTTTGGAGAGACCAGTAGCCAACGAGTCAGAACCTCTAGAAGTCAAGTTCGGCCTAACTTTACAGCAAATTATTGATGTG GatgaaaaaaaccaaattcTTACTACTAATGCTTGGTTAAATTTG GAATGGACAGACTATAATCTACGATGGAACGAGACGGAATATGGGGGAGTCAAGGACTTAAGAATAACACCGAACAAACTATGGAAGCCTGATGTGCTCATGTATAACAG TGCTGATGAAGGTTTCGACGGGACATTTCAAACAAACGTTGTGGTCAGACATAACGGCAGCTGCTTGTACATCCCTCCGGGTATCTTCAAGAGCACGTGCAAGATAGACATTACGTGGTTCCCCTTCGATGACCAACACTGTGATATGAAGTTTGGCAGCTGGACCCATGATGGTAACCAG CTTGACCTGGTTCTGAATTCGGAAACTGGTGGCGATCTCTCAGACTTCATTACAAATGGGGAATGGTATCTCATAG GGATGCCTGGAATAAAGAACACGATCACCTACGCCTGCTGCCCGGAACCATACGTCGATGTTACGTTCACAATTCAGATTAGAAGGAgaacattatattattttttcaacctTATAGTTCCTTGTGTACTGATATCTTCAATGGCTCTACTGGGATTCACGTTGCCACCAGATTCTGGTGAAAAATTAACGTTAG GTGTCACCATTCTTCTTTCATTGACAGTATTTCTGAACCTAGTAGCGGAAAAGATACCGACTACATCAGACGCAGTACCATTGATAG GTACTTACTTCAATTGCATTATGTTCATGGTTGCTTCGTCAGTGGTCTTAACAGTCGTGGTATTAAATTACCATCACCGAACCGCTGACATACATGAAATGCCTCAATGG ATAAAAACAGTCTTCCTGCAATGGTTACCATGGATATTAAGGATGAGCCGTCCCGGGAAGAAAATTACGAGAAAAACTATAATGATGAATAGCAGAATGAAGGAATTGGAGCTGAAAGAACGCTCATCAAAAAGCTTACTAGCAAATGTATTAGACATTGATGACGACATTCGAAACGTATCTGGAGTATCCGGAAATAGTTCAACGATGTCGACAAATCTGGGTCCCGGATTTGGAAGAAACGCCACGACTATCGAGGACACGACTATGTCTGGATCATCCGGTCAGCGTGACTTGCAGCTGATACTTAAGGAGCTGCAATTCATAACAAATAGAATGAAGAAAGCCGATGAAGAAGCTGAAGTCATAAGTGATTGGAAATTTGCGGCTATGGTGGTCGACCGGTTTTGTTTGATAATTTTCACCATGTTTACTATTGTAGCCACGGTGGCTGTTTTACTATCGGCACCTCACATAATAGTGCAGTAG